From Aegilops tauschii subsp. strangulata cultivar AL8/78 chromosome 5, Aet v6.0, whole genome shotgun sequence:
GCCGCACCTTTCTCGTGTCCTGTTACGCGTGGTTACTATAAGTAATGTTACCCATTTTGTATTTCAGGTGTTTGTTCATCTGTCAAACGATACCAAAGTGGAGGCACGATTCTTATTCTTCAACAAACATTATCAAGTTGCTCTGTTACAAGTCGTAACTGAGCATACTTTGATGCCAGCCTCGTTTGGATCTCGACCAAATTATGACCAACAAGTCTTTTTCTTGGGCAGAGACAAAGATTATCATCTCATTGTGAGAAGTGGTTCAGTTTTAGGGTTGGAGCAACCATTTGCAGGGCAGAGAACCATTATCTCTTCTCCAGAGCTGGTAGCCCTGTGGTAAAATAATGTTTTAATgctctatattttttgttttatCTTCATATTTAACTACATATGTAGTACCTCCATGATTAATTCCATATTATGTTTGTGTTGTAGGCTTGCACTGGTGGGCCTGTAATCGACAAACATGGCCAGGTTACAGGAATAATGATGGCTAATCGTTTCAGTGGAACCGCCATTGTTTCTATCTCTACAGTGATGAAGTGTATTAAAATGTGGTATCGCTTTGGGTAAGTTTAGTTTTATTTGTACCACAATCCTGTCATTATTGAAAGATTTTAGTTGAATAAATCTTGTAGTTAGTGTTTACAAAGGTGCTAGCTAGATGCTAGCAGGTCAGCTGACTGGCCATATATATCTCTATAAATGTGTAAAAGGTATCGCATGATGAATACTAAAGGCCTGTTCGGAATTCCACCGGCTCCTACACTCTCGTATGGCACAAAAGGAAGATTACAGTTGTAACATCATGTTTGATGTCgtaaaaattcagaatttttggacgACCTTTGATATGTGTTTTTTGTTAACTTGGGTGTAGTACAATACCCAAGTGTAGCCGCACCTTTCTCGTGTCCTGTTACGCGTGGTTACTATAAGTAATGTTACCCATTTTGTATTTCAGGTGTTTGTTCATCTGTCAAACGATACCAAAGTGGAGGCACGATTCTTATTCTTCAACAAACATTATCAAGTTGCTCTGTTACAAGTCGTAACTGAGCATACTTTGATGCCAGCCTCGTTTGGATCTCGACCAAATTATGACCAACAAGTCTTTTTCTTGGGCAGAGACAAAGATTATCATCTCATTGTGAGAAGTGGTTCAGTTTTAGGGTTGGAGCAACCATTTGCAGGGCAGAGAACCATTATCTCTTCTCCAGAGCTGGTAGCCCTGTGGTAAAATAATGTTTTAATgctctatattttttgttttatCTTCATATTTAACTACATATGTAGTACCTCCATGATTAATTCCATATTATGTTTGTGTTGTAGGCTTGCACTGGTGGGCCTGTAATCGACAAACATGGCCAGGTTACAGGAATAATGATGGCTAATCGTTTCAGTGGAACCGCCATTGTTTCTATCTCTACAGTGATGAAGTGTATTAAAATGTGGTATCGCTTTGGGTAAGTTTAGTTTTATTTGTACCACAATCCTGTCATTATTGAAAGATTTTAGTTGAATAAATCTTGTAGTTAGTGTTTACAAAGGTGCTAGCTAGATGCTAGCAGGTCAGCTGACTGGCCATATATATCTCTATAAATGTGTAAAAGGTATCGCATGATGAATACTAAAGGCCTGTTCGGAATTCCACCGGCTCCTACACTCTCGTATGGCACAAAAGGAAGATTACAGTTGTAACATCATGTTTGATGTCgtaaaaattcagaatttttggacgACCTTTGATATGTGTTTTTTGTTAACTTGGGTGTAGTACAATACCCAAGTGTAGCCGCACCTTTCTCGTGTCCTGTTACGCGTGGTTACTATAAGTAATGTTACCCATTTTGTATTTCAGGTGTTTGTTCATCTGTCAAACGATACCAAAGTGGAGGCACGATTCTTATTCTTCAACAAACATTATCAAGTTGCTCTGTTACAAGTCGTAACTGAGCATACTTTGATGCCAGCCTCGTTTGGATCTCGACCAAATTATGACCAACAAGTCTTTTTCTTGGGCAGAGACAAAGATTATCATCTCATTGTGAGAAGTGGTTCAGTTTTAGGGTTGGAGCAACCATTTGCAGGGCAGAGAACCATTATCTCTTCTCCAGAGCTGGTAGCCCTGTGGTAAAATAATGTTTTAATgctctatattttttgttttatCTTCATATTTAACTACATATGTAGTACCTCCATGATTAATTCCATATTATGTTTGTGTTGTAGGCTTGCACTGGTGGGCCTGTAATCGACAAACATGGCCAGGTTACAGGAATAATGATGGCTAATCGTTTCAGTGGAACCGCCATTGTTTCTATCTCTACAGTGATGAAGTGTATTAAAATGTGGTATCGCTTTGGGTAAGTTTAGTTTTATTTGTACCACAATCCTGTCATTATTGAAAGATTTTAGTTGAATAAATCTTGTAGTTAGTGTTTACAAAGGTGCTAGCTAGATGCTAGCAGGTCAGCTGACTGGCCATATATATCTCTATAAATGTGTAAAAGGTATCGCATGATGAATACTAAAGGCCTGTTCGGAATTCCACCGGCTCCTACACTCTCGTATGGCACAAAAGGAAGATTACAGTTGTAACATCATGTTTGATGTCgtaaaaattcagaatttttggacgACCTTTGATATGTGTTTTTTGTTAACTTGGGTGTAGTACAATACCCAAGTGTAGCCGCACCTTTCTCGTGTCCTGTTACGCGTGGTTACTATAAGTAATGTTACCCATTTTGTATTTCAGGTGTTTGTTCATCTGTCAAACGATACCAAAGTGGAGGCACGATTCTTATTCTTCAACAAACATTATCAAGTTGCTCTGTTACAAATCGTAACTGAGCATACTTTGATGCCAGCCTCGTTTGGATCTCGACCAAATTATGACCAACAAGTCTTTTTCTTGGGCAGAGACAAAGATTATCATCTCATTGTGAGAAGTGGTTCAGTTTTAGGGTTGGAGCAACCATTTGCAGGGCAGAGAACCATTATCTCTTCTCCAGAGCTGGTAGCCCTGTGGTAAAATAATGTTTTAATgctctatattttttgttttatCTTCATATTTAACTACATATGTAGTATCTCCATGATTAATTCCATATTATGTTTGTGTTGTAGGCTTGCACTGGTGGGCCTGTAATCGACAAACATGGCCAGGTTACAGGAATAATGATGGCTAATCGTTTCAGTGGAACCGCCATTGTTTCTATCTCTACAGTGATGAAGTGTATTAAAATGTGGTATCGCTTTGGGTAAGTTTAGTTTTATTTGTACCACAATCCTGTCATTATTGAAAGATTTTAGTTGAATAAATCTTGTAGTTAGTGTTTACAAAGGTGCTAGCTAGATGCTAGCAGGTCAGCTGACTGGCCATATATATCTCTATAAATGTGTAAAAGGTATCGCATGATGAATACTAAAGGCCTGTTCGGAATTCCACCGGCTCCTACACTCTCGTATGGCACAAAAGGAAGATTACAGTTGTAACATCATGTTTGATGTCgtaaaaattcagaatttttggacgACCTTTGATATGTGTTTTTTGTTAACTTGGGTGTAGTACAATACCCAAGTGTAGCCGCACCTTTCTCGTGTCCTGTTACGCGTGGTTACTATAAGTAATGTTACCCATTTTGTATTTCAGGTGTTTGTTCATCTGTCAAACGATACCAAAGTGGAGGCACGATTCTTATTCTTCAACAAACATTATCAAGTTGCTCTGTTACAAATCGTAACTGAGCATACTTTGATGCCAGCCTCGTTTGGATCTCGACCAAATTATGACCAACAAGTCTTTTTCTTGGGCAGAGACAAAGATTATCATCTCATTGTGAGAAGTGGTTCAGTTTTAGGGTTGGAGCAACCATTTGCAGGGCAGAGAACCATTATCTCTTCTCCAGAGCTGGTAGCCCTGTGGTAAAATAATGTTTTAATgctctatattttttgttttatCTTCATATTTAACTACATATGTAGTATCTCCATGATTAATTCCATATTATGTTTGTGTTGTAGGCTTGCACTGGTGGGCCTGTAATCGACAAACATGGCCAGGTTACAGGAATAATGATGGCTAATCGTTTCAGTGGAACCGCCATTGTTTCTATCTCTACAGTGATGAAGTGTATTAAAATGTGGTATCGCTTTGGGTAAGTTTAGTTTTATTTGTACCACAATCCTGTCATTATTGAAAGATTTTAGTTGAATAAATCTTGTAGTTAGTGTTTACAAAGGTGCTAGCTAGATGCTAGCAGGTCAGCTGACTGGCCATATATATCTCTATAAATGTGTAAAAGGTATCGCATGATGAATACTAAAGGCCTGTTCGGAATTCCACCGGCTCCTACACTCTCGTATGGCACAAAAGGAAGATTACAGTTGTAACATCATGTTTGATGTCgtaaaaattcagaatttttggacgACCTTTGATATGTGTTTTTTGTTAACTTGGGTGTAGTACAATACCCAAGTGTAGCCGCACCTTTCTCGTGTCCTGTTACGCGTGGTTACTATAAGTAATGTTACCCATTTTGTATTTCAGGTGTTTGTTCATCTGTCAAACGATACCAAAGTGGAGGCACGATTCTTATTCTTCAACAAACATTATCAAGTTGCTCTGTTACAAATCGTAACTGAGCATACTTTGATGCCAGCCTCGTTTGGATCTCGACCAAATTATGACCAACAAGTCTTTTTCTTGGGCAGAGACAAAGATTATCATCTCATTGTGAGAAGTGGTTCAGTTTTAGGGTTGGAGCAACCATTTGCAGGGCAGAGAACCATTATCTCTTCTCCAGAGCTGGTAGCCCTGTGGTAAAATAATGTTTTAATgctctatattttttgttttatCTTCATATTTAACTACATATGTAGTATCTCCATGATTAATTCCATATTATGTTTGTGTTGTAGGCTTGCACTGGTGGGCCTGTAATCGACAAACATGGCCAGGTTACAGGAATAATGATGGCTAATCGTTTCAGTGGAACCGCCATTGTTTCTATCTCTACAGTGATGAAGTGTATTAAAATGTGGTATCGCTTTGGGTAAGTTTAGTTTTATTTGTACCACAATCCTGTCATTATTGAAAGATTTTAGTTGAATAAATCTTGTAGTTAGTGTTTACAAAGGTGCTAGCTAGATGCTAGCAGGTCAGCTGACTGGCCATATATATCTCTATAAATGTGTAAAAGGTATCGCATGATGAATACTAAAGGCCTGTTCGGAATTCCACCGGCTCCTACACTCTCGTATGGCACAAAAGGAAGATTACAGTTGTAACATCATGTTTGATGTCgtaaaaattcagaatttttggacgACCTTTGATATGTGTTTTTTGTTAACTTGGGTGTAGTACAATACCCAAGTGTAGCCGCACCTTTCTCGTGTCCTGTTACGCGTGGTTACTATAAGTAATGTTACCCATTTTGTATTTCAGGTGTTTGTTCATCTGTCAAACGATACCAAAGTGGAGGCACGATTCTTATTCTTCAACAAACATTATCAAGTTGCTCTGTTACAAATCGTAACTGAGCATACTTTGATGCCAGCCTCGTTTGGATCTCGACCAAATTATGACCAACAAGTCTTTTTCTTGGGCAGAGACAAAGATTATCATCTCATTGTGAGAAGTGGTTCAGTTTTAGGGTTGGAGCAACCATTTGCAGGGCAGAGAACCATTATCTCTTCTCCAGAGCTGGTAGCCCTGTGGTAAAATAATGTTTTAATgctctatattttttgttttatCTTCATATTTAACTACATATGTAGTATCTCCATGATTAATTCCATATTATGTTTGTGTTGTAGGCTTGCACTGGTGGGCCTGTAATCGACAAACATGGCCAGGTTACAGGAATAATGATGGCTAATCGTTTCAGTGGAACCGCCATTGTTTCTATCTCTACAGTGATGAAGTGTATTAAAATGTGGTATCGCTTTGGGTAAGTTTAGTTTTATTTGTACCACAATCCTGTCATTATTGAAAGATTTTAGTTGAATAAATCTTGTAGTTAGTGTTTACAAAGGTGTTAGCTAGATGCTAGCAGGTCAGCTGACTGGCCATATATATCTCTATAAATGTGTAAAAGGTATCGCATGATGAATACTAAAGGCCTGTTCAGAATTTCACCGGCTCCACAAAATTTCAGGAGCTGTGGAGTCAGGAAATAGCTGCTCTGCAGTTTTCAACTGCAACTCCACCAACTCTGGGAGTGGAGTTGTGGAGTGGAGGTTCTCGAACAGGACCTAACTTAAAGGCTACCGGCCTAACTTAAGCTTAAATTTTAAGTTTGACCATTAGAAGTTGCCACATTAATAACCCTAGCCTCCCGAGCCCCCTCTCTCGTTCGCCTCCCCTTCCCGCCACCTGAGGGCGCCGCCGGCCCCCGTGAAGGTGGTGGCGAGGCCCTGCTGCCCTGCATCCGCACAGGGAGCTCTAGTTGCCGGGGCGGCGGCACTGGATCTGGTGGGCGGCGCCGCTCTCTCCGGTGGAGGGCGCTGCGGGTGCTGGCCGTCCCTTCGGCCGTGCGGGCGGCGGTTGGACGGCGGAGGTGCCTCGTTGCTGCGGGCTGCTCCGGTGGCTCCGCCGGAGATCGGATCTCCGGCCCCTTCCGTCTGCTCTGCATCCCCTCACCGGTCTGGATTCAGCGCGTCCGTGCTGCAAGATCTGGCCCCTGAGGTGCAGTGGAGGAAGCTTGGAACGGGGCAATCCCCTGGTCGATTCCGCATCGACCTCGACGACGGCggtgcatcggctccgaatcccCATCCTGAGGGGCGTGTTGAGTTTCCCTccctccacctccccctcccCTGTTTTTCCCCAGGTGAAAATCTAGGCTTTCGCCGGCCGTCGACGGCGCTCCATCGTCGTGgtcctccttggaggcgtcggcTAGGGGTAGGGGTTGGGTTGGGTACCTGCAGTTCTTGGTTGGTGGCGGCTGCGGTGCAGTGCTTACTCGGGTTTCCGGCGGTGGTGGAGATGAGGTGTTGTGCCCTGCTATCCTTCAGTGGTTGCTGCCCTGCCGCGCTCGTGCTCCGCTGGCCGGTTTACGGCATCCCCGTGTTGTGACACGGCTTGGATGTAGAGGAGATTGGCTCTCCTCTCTAGCATTTGCATCGTCCGGGTTGTGGCACATCCAATGCTTTCCTCCCTGCAGGCACGATTTTTCTCTACACTGCTTGCTCGGTGCCCTGTGGATGTCTCTGTACTCGTTGTTCTGGTCTGCGAAGTACCTCCGGCGGCTTGGTCTTGTTTGCTTTGTACTGGCAAGTTTGCACTTTGGTCTGTTGAAGTGTGATCTCACTTGTAATCTTTCAGTTTTTCTCCAAGCTTTGCCTTGTAATAATCAGCACCATGTATCCTAGCCGGTTGATGGCTTCATTAATTTGAAGTCGGGCTTTATGCCTTTCATCTAAAAAAAGTGATCCAAATACCAGTACCGGCTACTTAACGAAGCAAAGCATTATTGCAGTCGCATTATTCATCCAGTGCACGATCTGGACTTGAAGGCAGTAAGGATGCTCAATATTTATCGCCGAGATGAGCTATCTATCCGCCACAATATCAAGAGTGGTTTCATTGTAGATCAGGTTTGATTACTCAATATGTATATAGCCCTCTCCTTCCATTTTTTTATACCTTGTGTCGGTTCTTAAGTGATCAAGCTTTTTCACCAATTTTCTGCTGCTcctccaaaataaaataaataaattatgttCTTGATCTTGGTGCGTAAAATACTTAACTCTAATGTTTGTATAGGTGCTTCGTAACACTACCGCTCAAAAGATGGGCATTAGAAGAGGAGATGTCATAGATGTGATGTCATTGGAGCTTGGTACAACTTTATCTGAGGTGTACATCCTTTAACTCTATATAAAATCAGTTCATTTAGATAATATGGTCAATTTGTTGTAGCTAATACGGTCAATTTGGGAGCAGTTTGAAGACAATCTTCTTGAAATTAGTTGGCAGTTTCTGGAAAAGGAACTTGATCCGATTCTTGACCTGCAGGTATGTCTAGGTTGTTGTATACAACAACCGAATATCCACTATGGAATTTATTATTTACAAGAACCTTCTTTTCATTTACAAACATTTTGCTTTGTTCCTCGTAGATTCAAGTCCACAATCTCTATGACGGAGAAAGCGTGTGTACTGTGTTGCCTATGAGGTTCAGGAATGCTACAGTGAATCAACATGATTCAGTAAGTTCATTTTTCTAGGGTGGTGTAGTGACTATTAACTAGTGATTCTTGTTAGATTCCTGTTCTATCTAGGATGTGCCTCCTTGAATGGAACATCTGAGACTTCTTATAATTTTGACTAGTATATTCTTTTTCATGTTTGATTCTTGCTTGCTTTCTTTGCAATGGTCATCTCTTacattcgatttttcaaccactGAACCTGACGTAGTTGTCATTAATTACCCTGATTTACTAAAAAATTTCTATTGGTATGAACTATTTTTATAAACCCATCCCGCCAATACATTTATGAACGATTTAGCATTTTTGTTGAAAAAAATTATGAACGATTTAGCTAGCTGATCATGGTTGTGTAAACTGGGCTTTCACATTTTTGTTTAGCAGCCAGCTAACTTTTACTCTGAGATCAAATCTCTTACGTGGGTGTGGGTGTATCATGCAGCTTGAGTTCGAAGTTACCAAGAAGTGATTGGAGGTTGTCATCCGAGTTAATAGAAGGCGAGAGTTTTGATTCATACTAGCAATCATCGTTGCATGGTACCATATATTGGAAAACTGGGAATGTGTGTATCATTCAATGGTACATGCTCAAGGTGGTGTGTTGTTATAGATGGAAATTAAGCACCTTCTCGTCCAATATGACTTCTTGAGAGACGTGTCCACCCGGTACTTGACTGATTGTGATATGGAATCTTTTAGACAGAACACTATATATGGATGTAATGAAGACATTGTTTTGGACTGAAAACAAAGCTTAGGTGTCCCAAAGATGAGACAATAAGCAGAGAGAACCCTAAATAATGGTTGTGTGAATCATAAAGATGCAGAGATCAGAGATTTAACCTCCTTTTTGAATAAAGAGGAAAAAATGCAAAACAAATATCAACTTGTAACATCTTAGGGCCCATTTGGAATGTAGGATAGGAAAAACTTAGGAATAGTGAAAGTGCAGGAATTGGATGTCATGTTTTACGTCCCTGGCAGATGGGGTGTGTGGTCGTCGGTGGACGGTACGATGAACTCCCTTGAGACCCCATGCTTCTTGCTACTTGGAGGATTTGTGGCATGCAAGGGCGGGGGCATCGACCCTATTTCTCTTTGGGCTTTCAATtttaaatatttttatttttggaCCAAAAGTCTAGTTTGGCTTGCATATTCATGTTCCTTGTGACAAGGGCTTTCAAATAAGACCACTTTTGAGTATGTTTTGATGAGTTTTTAAACTTTCATCAAGTCTCAAGTGCTGAAACTTAGTATGAACAAACGACGCAATCAGTAATATCTAAAACTTGGCGTGCCTTCGTACGAAATCCAGTGACTTTGCATATCGTGAAACAATCATGTCATCGGGCAGGGCTGGGCAGATGTGTGTGTCCACACCTACATGCTCCTGCAAAAATGAGGGACAAACATGTCCATGAGTGTGTGGTGTGCACGTGAGCTTGTCGATGAGCTCAAGCTGGCTGTGGGGAACCTCATGACACATGATGTGCAGTCGTCCAGATATGGTAGAGACTCATGGAGCAGCGCCATTATGCTCGAACCAACGAGGTGTGCACCAGtagcaatgcggagatcgagcaCATGGCCACCGCCTGGACGGCCGGACCCCATCCTCCTAGACCAATTCCATCAGGCGTGAGTCCTTGGAGTCAAACCAAAAATGGCCACCGGAAGGGTCGATGCTTGTCAACACGGATGCAACAATCTTTTCTCAGTCTACAAGAGCTGGTTTTCGTGTGGTGATTCATGATCATCGAGGGATGGTGCAGGCGGCAAGCTGAGGCTACTTTGCTCGAATTCAAAATCTTGAAGTTGTAGAAGCCATGGCACTTTGTCAAGCTTTATTTGTTGCTCAGGAGAGACAGATCAAAGAACGAAAAATGGACATATCCCCTAGAGGAGCAATAGTCCATGATATCAAGAACTAGGCTACAAAGTTTATATCTTGCAATTTTATCCATGTTAGTCAGTCATGTAATTTGGCATCTCACACTTGCTAGGTCCACAGTGTATATGATGTTAGATCTTGTTGGGTTATTGAAACTCCTGATGTTATCAGGACTATTATTTGTAATGAACAAGCATACGTATGAATAAAATGCCCCCGCCTATCACCTCAAAAAACTCAAACCTCTGGAAGAGatgttgaggaggaggaggaggatgttggaaatatgccctaaaggcaataataaataggttattattatatttccttgttcataataatcgtttattatccatgctagaattgtattgataggaaactcagatacatgtgtggatacatagacaacaccatgtccctagtaagcctctagttgactagctcgttgatcaatagatggttacggtttcctgaccatggacattggatgtcgttgataacgggatcacatcattaggagaatgatgtgatggacaagacccaatcctaagtctagcacaagatcgtgtagtttgtttgctaaaagcttttctaatgtcaagtatcatttccttagaccatgagattgtgcaactcccggatgccgtaggaatgctttgggtgtaccaaacgtcacaacgtaactgggtggctataaaggtgcactacaggtatctctgaaagtgtctgttgagttggcacgaatcgagactgggatttgtcactccgtgtaaacagagaggtatctctgggcccactcggttggacatcatcataatgtgcacaatgtgaccaaggagttgatcacgggatgatgtgagttacggaacgagtaaagagacttgccggtaacgagattgaacaaggtatagggataccgacgatcgaatctcgggcaagtaacataccgatagacaaagggaattgtatacgagattgattgaatccccgacatcgtggttcatccgatgagatcatcgtggaacatgtgggagccaacatgggtatccagatcccgctgttggttattgaccggagaacgtctcggtcatgtctgcatggttcccgaacccgtagggtctacacacttaaggttcgatgacgctagggatatagggaatagatatacgtggttaccgaatgttgttcggagtcccggatgagatcccggacgtcacgaggagttccggaatggtccggaggtaaagatttatatatgggaagtcctgttttggtcatcggaaaagtttcgggtgatatcggtaatgtaccgggaccaccgggagggtcccgggggtccaccaagtggggccaccagccccagaaggctgcgtgggccaagtgtgggaggggaccagccccaggtgggctggtgcgccccccccccccaccaaggcccaaggcgcatgggagagtgggagggggcaaaccctaggtccagatgggccttaaggcccaccctagtggcgccccccctctcctccccttggccgcaccctagatgggtttgggggctgccgccacccctggggagggaaccctaggtgggggcgcagccctccctctccccctatatatagtggaggcaaAGGGGCAGCCGAAGGCACGAAGTTCTTcttctcttggcgcagcccttcccctctttctcctcctctcccgcggtgcttggcgaagcactgcaggattgccacgctcctccaccatcaccacgccgttgtgctgctgctggacggattcttccccaacctctccctctctccttgctggatcaaggcgtgggagacgtcaccgggctgcacgtgtgttgaacgcggaggcaccgttcttcggtgcttagatcggaatcaaccgcgatctgaatcgctacgagtacgactccttcatccgcgttcttgcaacgcttccgcattgcgatctacaatggtatgtacatgcactccccttcccctcgttgctagattactccatagattggtcttggtgatgcgtagaaaattttgaatttctgctacgttccccaacagtggcaacatgagctaggtctatgcgtagtttctatgcacgagtagaacacaaagcagttgtgggcgtagatgttgccaattcttcttgccgctactagtcttatcttgtttcggcggcattgtggaatgaagcggcccggaccgaccttacacgtacgcttacgtgagacaggttccaccgactgacatgcacttgatgcataagctggctagcgggtgtctgtctctcccactttagtcggaacggattcgatgaaaagggtccttatgaagggtaaatagaaattggcatatcacattgtggttttacgtaggtaagaaacgttcttgctagaaacctatacaagccacgtaaaaacttgcaacaataattagaggacgtctaacttgtttttgcagcatgtgctatgtgatgtgatatggccagaagatgtgatgaatgatatatgtgatgtatgagattgatcatattcttgtaataggaatcacgacttgcatgtcgatgagtatgacaaccggcaggagccataggagttgtctttatttttttgtatgacctgcgtgtcattgaataaggccatgtaaattactttactttattgctaagcgcgttagccatagaagtagaagtaatcgttggcgtgacaacttcatgaagacacaatgatggagatcatgatgatggagatcatggtgtcatgccggtgacaaagatgatcatggtgccccgaagatggagatcaaaggagcaaaatgatattggccatatcatgtcactatttgattgcatgtgatgtttatcatgttatgcatcttatttgcttagaacgacggtagcataaataagatgatccctcactgaaaaatttcaagagacgtgttccccctaactgtgcaccgttgcgaaggttcgttgtttcgaagcaccacgtgatgatcgggtgtgatagattctaacgttcgaatacaacgggtgttgacgagcctaccatgtacagacatggcctcggaacacatgcgaaacacttaggttgacttgacgagcctagcatgtacagacatggcctcggaacacaagagaccgaaaggtcgaacatgagtcgtatagtagatacgatcaacatggagatgttcaccgatgatgactagtccgtctcacgtgatgatcggacacgacctagtttgactcggatcatgtatcacttagatgactagagggatgtctatctgagtgggagttcaataatcagatgaacttcattatcatgaacatagtcaaaaggtctttgcaaattatgtcatacgctttagttctactatttaagatatgttcctagagaaaatttagt
This genomic window contains:
- the LOC141023271 gene encoding uncharacterized protein isoform X1; this encodes MLNIYRRDELSIRHNIKSGFIVDQVLRNTTAQKMGIRRGDVIDVMSLELGTTLSELIRSIWEQFEDNLLEISWQFLEKELDPILDLQIQVHNLYDGESVCTVLPMRFRNATVNQHDSLEFEVTKK
- the LOC141023271 gene encoding uncharacterized protein isoform X2, whose amino-acid sequence is MLNIYRRDELSIRHNIKSGFIVDQVLRNTTAQKMGIRRGDVIDVMSLELGTTLSEFEDNLLEISWQFLEKELDPILDLQIQVHNLYDGESVCTVLPMRFRNATVNQHDSLEFEVTKK